The following are encoded in a window of Collinsella aerofaciens genomic DNA:
- a CDS encoding FtsW/RodA/SpoVE family cell cycle protein yields the protein MDFSPADLFRSTKTGSRSSLDRVNKHLSASRGTFRQKVHIGVLVATVALVAYGAIIIWSASQFKADASFSRHLLGIGIGAVLAVLVWRTDLRGISNFSTALLVIDLIVILSPKIPGLSYTGGLGMTGWIKIPGIGLTFQPVELAKLITIFFIATLGSQYNGRIDTVRDYVKLCGMLSIPFLAVVAMGDLGSGLVVLVSGAIVICMSGARREWVLSTLALLVGLVALVLALDSVFDSLLGHDVLIKQYQMNRLTVFIDPDNADSDDAYNLQQSLIAVGSGGFFGKGLGHATQSAGGFLPEFHTDFVFAFLSETFGFCGSFLLLCLYVLLIFSTIRVAFKCESLFLRLSCVGIVGMWAFQTFENIGMCIGMMPITGIPLPFISFGSSSMMIQLLTVGIVQSIWRHRSGAA from the coding sequence ATGGATTTTTCTCCGGCGGATCTGTTCCGTTCAACCAAGACCGGCTCTCGCAGCAGCCTGGACCGCGTCAACAAGCATCTTTCGGCCTCGCGCGGCACGTTTCGCCAAAAGGTGCATATCGGTGTGCTCGTGGCTACTGTGGCGCTCGTCGCCTACGGTGCCATCATTATCTGGTCGGCTTCGCAGTTTAAGGCCGATGCATCGTTTTCACGCCATCTTCTGGGAATTGGCATCGGGGCGGTGCTGGCGGTGCTGGTCTGGCGTACCGACCTGCGCGGTATTTCCAATTTCTCGACGGCGTTGCTCGTCATCGACCTGATCGTGATCCTCTCGCCCAAGATTCCGGGTCTGTCCTATACGGGCGGTCTGGGCATGACGGGCTGGATCAAGATTCCCGGTATCGGCTTGACATTCCAGCCCGTTGAGCTTGCCAAGCTCATCACCATCTTCTTTATTGCTACGCTTGGCTCGCAGTATAACGGTCGCATCGATACCGTTCGCGACTACGTCAAGCTCTGCGGCATGCTGTCCATTCCGTTTTTGGCCGTCGTTGCCATGGGCGACCTGGGCTCGGGCCTGGTCGTGCTGGTTTCGGGCGCCATCGTCATTTGTATGAGCGGTGCACGCCGCGAATGGGTGCTGTCGACCCTGGCCCTGCTCGTGGGCCTGGTGGCCCTCGTCCTGGCGCTCGATTCGGTCTTTGATTCGCTGCTCGGCCACGATGTGCTCATCAAGCAGTATCAGATGAACCGTCTGACGGTCTTTATCGACCCCGATAATGCCGATTCGGACGATGCGTACAATCTGCAGCAGTCGTTGATCGCGGTCGGCTCGGGCGGTTTCTTTGGTAAGGGCCTGGGCCATGCGACGCAGTCGGCCGGCGGCTTTCTGCCTGAGTTCCACACCGACTTCGTCTTCGCCTTTTTGTCCGAGACCTTTGGCTTCTGCGGCTCCTTTTTGCTGCTGTGCTTGTACGTGCTGCTCATCTTCTCGACGATCCGCGTTGCCTTTAAGTGCGAGTCTCTGTTTTTGCGTCTTTCGTGTGTTGGCATCGTTGGCATGTGGGCGTTCCAGACCTTCGAGAACATCGGCATGTGCATCGGCATGATGCCGATTACCGGTATTCCGCTACCGTTTATTAGCTTCGGTTCGTCTTCGATGATGATTCAGCTGCTGACGGTGGGTATCGTACAATCCATATGGCGGCATCGTTCGGGCGCCGCGTAA
- a CDS encoding rod shape-determining protein MreD, with the protein MDLHEQGMSSRTFVIAAIVCVLLQAGLAPQISIAGGRVNFMIILVCLSVFSGDPTRAVVCGFCSGLFYDLSAAVPVGVMSLLLTVGSFALVHSAVGQTGGTPSARGVTVGAFALVINVIYSIILLFMGLETSFVVAIFGHALPSSILTGLVAIPFLMSGVVPQSGYGFSARGGRQTGMRFKPKTRKLK; encoded by the coding sequence ATTGTGTGTGTGCTGCTGCAGGCAGGCCTGGCACCGCAGATCTCCATTGCGGGAGGTCGCGTCAACTTCATGATTATCCTGGTGTGCCTAAGCGTGTTCTCGGGCGACCCGACCCGTGCCGTCGTGTGCGGTTTTTGCAGCGGCTTGTTTTATGACCTGTCCGCTGCCGTGCCGGTGGGCGTTATGTCGCTCCTGCTGACCGTGGGTTCTTTTGCCCTGGTGCACAGCGCCGTCGGTCAGACGGGCGGTACCCCGAGTGCGCGCGGCGTCACCGTGGGCGCCTTTGCGCTCGTCATTAATGTGATCTACAGCATCATCTTGCTGTTTATGGGTTTGGAGACGAGCTTTGTCGTGGCGATCTTCGGCCATGCGCTGCCGTCCTCGATCCTGACGGGTCTGGTTGCCATTCCGTTTTTGATGTCCGGCGTCGTGCCGCAGTCCGGCTATGGATTCTCCGCACGTGGCGGACGCCAGACGGGTATGCGCTTTAAGCCCAAGACCCGCAAGCTCAAATAG
- a CDS encoding YcjF family protein has product MKIPVDKLTRAFKMGASVKKDSDTPVRVSVYLDSSASRFLAETVRDAFVPQTTSGIVRVERLGEERIAPKTDTDVVLVLSCGSDRLESAVQELVIAGAPVCVLAESAVEVPFIEESTPMLGVVAATDKTYLLETLARWILDRTDKETAFAANFAFMRIAAANRIITSCALTNMATGALVFLPGADYPVMALAQVGMLFELAAVFGRGIKPERGYEVAGVLAGGLVIRAVTRALVKQTPHIGFAVKALTAAAGTYGMGRALVSLYERDVDYSRANEVVTATFSRVRDLVTTVAGATRPMASYQDASDLAA; this is encoded by the coding sequence ATGAAAATTCCCGTAGATAAGCTGACCCGCGCTTTTAAGATGGGCGCGTCCGTTAAGAAGGATTCCGATACGCCGGTGCGCGTCTCGGTCTATCTGGATTCGTCCGCCTCGCGCTTTCTGGCCGAGACGGTGCGTGACGCCTTTGTGCCGCAGACGACCTCGGGCATTGTGCGCGTCGAGCGTCTGGGGGAGGAGCGAATTGCTCCAAAGACCGATACCGATGTGGTGCTGGTGCTCTCGTGTGGTTCCGACCGCTTGGAGAGTGCCGTGCAGGAGCTCGTGATCGCCGGCGCGCCCGTGTGCGTGCTTGCCGAGTCTGCTGTGGAGGTGCCGTTTATCGAGGAGTCCACGCCCATGCTCGGCGTGGTAGCGGCAACCGATAAGACGTATCTGCTCGAGACGCTTGCCCGCTGGATTCTCGATCGCACCGACAAGGAAACGGCTTTTGCGGCGAACTTTGCCTTCATGCGTATCGCGGCGGCCAATCGTATCATCACCTCGTGCGCGCTCACCAATATGGCGACCGGTGCGCTGGTGTTTTTGCCGGGCGCCGATTATCCCGTTATGGCGCTGGCGCAGGTGGGTATGCTCTTTGAGCTCGCTGCCGTCTTTGGACGCGGCATTAAGCCTGAGCGCGGCTACGAGGTCGCGGGCGTGCTTGCCGGCGGTCTTGTGATCCGAGCGGTCACCCGCGCACTTGTCAAGCAGACGCCGCATATTGGGTTTGCCGTCAAGGCGCTCACTGCCGCCGCGGGCACCTATGGCATGGGCCGTGCGCTCGTTTCGCTCTACGAGCGCGATGTCGACTACAGCCGTGCCAACGAGGTGGTCACTGCCACGTTCTCCCGCGTTCGCGATCTGGTGACCACGGTCGCGGGCGCTACCCGTCCTATGGCGTCCTATCAGGACGCATCAGATCTCGCTGCTTAG
- the mrdA gene encoding penicillin-binding protein 2: MSSQMTVIIAGIVLVVAIVVALVIMRRGDSRFTYDTQHGTAPRATEGEGNTAATAFKGRFSILTTGVGAMFAALAVKLWGMQMVSSDYYEKQANSNQTRTVTTPAVRGRILDRNGVALVQNRPSLAVVAYRDLAEDEVLVRHLANVLGMPYVAVLRNIQDNTEGAQSLHTIATDVRRSTVAYIKEHAGEFPGVKIAERTERQYPYGETACHILGYTGTITSEQLEAQNKKTSGDDDASAGKITYQSGDIVGQAGVESYYENLLQGIRGEQTVKVDASGNVTGQAGAVPAKAGSDIKLTLDLKIQQACETALASAIELAKTTGYSNAGNGAVVCLDPNNGEILGMASQPKFDPSVFIGGVSNDVWTELNDDKGSHPLLNRAISGQYMSASTIKPLSALAGLEFGTYTSTQTTNCTGYWTGLGKAWGKRCWLTSGHGTMTLQSGIANSCDPVFYDMGKAFFYDEQHPEGLQEVFRRWGLGKTCGIDLPSEGAGRIPDAEWKESYFTDASAEDRKWNAGDMTNIAIGQGDILVTPLQMACAYMGLANGGKQYVPHVFLSAVSRDGDGDAYKYNGKGKKKRLEAKINSDSDLALVRNGMHDVIYTASTSLAAHFGTLTPQVYGKSGTGEKSGEDEYAWFCAYAPADDPKYVIATVLEQGGGGSDTAMHVVRDVLGVIYDEPDTSSASGDSSVR; the protein is encoded by the coding sequence ATGTCTTCCCAGATGACGGTTATTATCGCCGGTATCGTGCTGGTTGTGGCCATCGTGGTCGCGCTGGTCATCATGCGTCGTGGCGATTCCCGTTTTACCTACGATACACAGCATGGAACGGCCCCGCGCGCCACCGAGGGCGAGGGCAATACCGCGGCGACCGCCTTTAAGGGCCGCTTTTCCATCCTCACCACGGGTGTGGGCGCGATGTTTGCGGCACTTGCCGTCAAGCTGTGGGGCATGCAGATGGTCTCATCGGACTATTACGAGAAGCAGGCCAATAGTAATCAGACTCGCACCGTTACCACACCCGCTGTGCGCGGCCGCATCCTCGACCGCAATGGCGTGGCGCTTGTCCAGAACCGTCCCTCACTTGCTGTCGTGGCCTACCGCGACCTTGCCGAGGATGAGGTTCTGGTTCGCCATCTTGCCAACGTGCTTGGAATGCCTTATGTGGCGGTCCTTCGCAATATTCAGGACAATACAGAGGGCGCTCAGAGCCTGCATACCATCGCGACGGACGTCCGTCGCTCCACGGTTGCCTATATCAAGGAACACGCCGGCGAGTTCCCGGGCGTCAAGATTGCCGAGCGTACCGAGCGCCAGTATCCATACGGCGAGACGGCATGCCATATCTTGGGCTATACCGGCACCATTACCTCCGAGCAGCTCGAGGCCCAGAATAAGAAAACCTCTGGCGATGATGATGCTTCTGCTGGCAAGATTACGTACCAGTCGGGCGATATCGTGGGCCAGGCGGGCGTTGAGAGCTACTACGAAAACCTGCTGCAGGGTATTCGTGGCGAGCAGACCGTCAAGGTCGATGCCTCGGGCAATGTGACCGGTCAGGCCGGCGCCGTGCCCGCGAAGGCCGGCTCCGACATTAAGCTCACGCTCGACCTTAAGATCCAACAGGCCTGTGAGACGGCGCTGGCGAGCGCTATCGAGCTTGCCAAGACCACTGGCTACAGCAATGCCGGCAACGGCGCTGTGGTGTGTCTCGATCCCAACAATGGCGAGATCCTGGGCATGGCGAGCCAGCCCAAGTTCGATCCATCCGTCTTTATCGGCGGCGTCTCAAATGACGTGTGGACCGAGCTCAATGATGACAAGGGTTCGCACCCGCTGCTCAACCGCGCCATTAGCGGACAGTACATGTCGGCCTCGACCATCAAGCCGCTCTCGGCACTGGCCGGTCTTGAGTTTGGAACCTACACTTCAACGCAGACAACCAACTGCACGGGTTATTGGACGGGTCTGGGCAAGGCTTGGGGCAAGCGCTGCTGGCTGACGTCTGGCCACGGCACCATGACGCTGCAGTCGGGTATCGCCAACTCGTGCGACCCCGTCTTCTACGACATGGGTAAGGCGTTCTTTTATGACGAGCAACATCCCGAGGGCCTGCAGGAGGTCTTTCGTCGCTGGGGCCTAGGCAAGACCTGCGGTATCGATCTGCCGAGTGAGGGCGCGGGTCGTATTCCCGATGCCGAGTGGAAAGAGTCATACTTCACCGACGCCTCTGCCGAGGACCGCAAGTGGAATGCCGGCGATATGACCAACATTGCTATCGGCCAGGGCGACATCCTGGTGACGCCCCTGCAGATGGCGTGCGCCTATATGGGTCTTGCCAACGGCGGCAAACAGTACGTGCCTCACGTATTTTTGTCTGCCGTGTCGCGCGATGGCGACGGCGATGCCTATAAGTACAATGGCAAGGGCAAGAAGAAGCGCCTGGAGGCCAAGATCAACAGCGATTCGGATTTGGCTCTTGTTCGCAACGGCATGCACGACGTGATTTACACGGCATCGACGTCCCTGGCGGCGCACTTTGGCACCCTGACGCCGCAGGTATACGGCAAGTCGGGCACGGGCGAGAAAAGTGGCGAGGACGAATACGCGTGGTTCTGCGCCTATGCACCGGCCGATGATCCCAAGTATGTTATCGCTACTGTCCTGGAGCAGGGCGGCGGCGGCTCAGATACCGCGATGCATGTCGTGCGCGACGTGCTCGGCGTGATTTATGACGAGCCCGATACCTCTTCGGCCTCGGGCGATTCTTCGGTTCGATAG